A single window of Lepeophtheirus salmonis chromosome 2, UVic_Lsal_1.4, whole genome shotgun sequence DNA harbors:
- the numb gene encoding protein numb isoform X4, with translation MDRDGSRKMDRLRKSIRSSLRKKNKDQIPGPSNNNDNNNSSPNSQPMSEIGSKGNVWQQDEVSVRDGTCSFAVKYLGCVEVFESRGMQVCEEAVKALKNSKRKSVRSILYIHGDGLRVVDNDTKGLIVDQTIEKVSFCSPDRNFFRGFSYICRDGTTRRWMCHAFMAMKDSGERLSHAVGCAFAICLERKQKRDKECNVSMSFDDKNSSFTRLGSFRQTTITDRLTDPQISKPAAHIPLASTVETNPHAIARPHATDLMLQRQTSFRGFNQLAGSSPFKRQLSLRINELPSTIERQRLSALPPNGEGSLTSNQSSVLSVHNLKTQLNQLYKLSDLGHKVNSIKEEVNICDHNQVGTNDSVSSMCQQISQNLSILTSSVNDALSNTNFSTHQPHSLPYTISSAASPLPTVPEHSTIEVKGPSSCSVSPILQPTKLDTSFSSNSGIPVQYDNPWDNVPDQPKSLTQHHAQSLSLNSGGSTNSAGSSINHIINNNNIISSMSPSIIPMVGTGHSATPSSNDSSSGLSYTTDDCGWNNGGSLLGVDKQKSSNTPFISTEEIWSTKSSILDDPFDAEWAALATKRNNSKNLISSADSYSSTASSPTNPFRQNNPSIKTAFELQM, from the exons GACGGATCTCGTAAAATGGATCGACTTCGCAAAAGCATTCGTTCGAGTTTACGGAAAAAGAATAAGGACCAAATCCCTGGGCCATCTAACAATAACGATAACAACAATTCATCCCCCAATTCACAGCCAATGTCTGAGATTGGTTCTAAGGGGAACGTATGGCAACAGGATGAGGTTTCTGTTCGTGATGGAACGTGTAGTTTTGCAGTTAAA tatttaggCTGTGTAGAAGTGTTCGAGTCTAGAGGAATGCAAGTCTGTGAGGAGGCTGTTAAAGCTTTGAAG AATTCCAAAAGAAAATCAGTTCGCAGCATTTTGTATATTCATGGAGATGGGCTTCGAGTTGTAGATAATGATACCAAAGGTTTGATTGTGGATCAAACCAttgaaaaagtttcattttgttCCCCTGATAGGAACTTTTTTAGAGGATTTTCCTACATTTGTCGTGATGGAACAACACGGAGATGGATGTGTCATGCATTTATGGCTATGAAAGATTCC GGTGAACGTTTAAGCCACGCTGTTGGATGCGCTTTTGCAATTTGTCTTGAGCGTAAGCAGAAGCGAGACAAGGAATGTAATGTATCCATGTCATTTGACGATAAAAACTCCAGCTTTACGCGATTGGGTTCATTCCGTCAGACCACAATTACTGACCGTTTGACAGATCCTCAGATTTCAAAACCAGCAGCTCATATCCCTCTCGCATCTACGGTCGAAACCAATCCCCATGCTATTGCACGTCCTCATGCTACTGATCTTATGCTTCAGAGACAAACATCATTTCGAGGCTTTAATCAACTGGCTGGGAGTTCTCCTTTTAAGAGACAACTCTCTTTGAGAATCAACGAACTGCCTTCCACGATTGAAAGGCAGCGGTTGTCAGCTCTTCCACCCAATGGAGAAGGATCTCTCACTTCCAATCAATCTTCAG TTTTATctgttcacaatttgaaaacccAATTAAATCAGCTTTACAAACTATCTGATCTCGGACACAAAG tcaATTCCATAAAGGAAGAAGTCAACATCTGTGATCACAACCAAGTCGGAACAAATGACTCCGTGAGTTCCATGTGTCAGCAAATCTCCCAGAATTTATCTATCCTAACCTCATCAGTCAATGATGCTCTCTCGAACACCAATTTTTCTACTCATCAG CCTCATTCCCTACCTTATACCATATCATCAGCAGCGAGTCCTCTACCCACAGTTCCAGAGCATTCTACTATTGAAGTAAAAGGACCATCTAGTTGTAGTGTATCTCCTATACTTCAACCCACGAAATTGGACACCTCCTTCTCTAGTAATAGCGGTATACCTGTTCAATATGATAACCCTTGGGATAATGTTCCTGATCAACCCAAATCCCTTACACAACATCACGCACAATCCTTGAGCCTTAATTCCGGTGGCAGCACAAACAGTGCAGGGAGTAGTATTAATCACATCATCAACAATAATAACATCATATCTTCCATGTCACCCTCCATCATCCCCATGGTTGGAACGGGTCATTCTGCGACGCCAAGTAGTAATGATTCAAGTTCAGGACTATCATATACAACGGATGACTGCGGTTGGAACAATGGTGGCAGTCTCCTAGGCGTTGATAAACAGAAGTCGTCCAATACACCTTTTATATCCACTGAAGAGATTTGGTCCACTAAATCCTCCATACTGGACGATCCCTTTGATGCTGAATGGGCGGCGCTAGCAACCAAGAGGAAtaactccaaaaatttaatttcctctgCTGATTCCTATTCTTCAACTGCATCTTCACCTACAAATCCTTTTAGGCAAAATAATCCTAGTATCAAAACAGCTTTTGAATTACAAATGTAA
- the numb gene encoding protein numb isoform X3 yields the protein MDEIYFQFYTASSVCSEWGFSRGDHRDGSRKMDRLRKSIRSSLRKKNKDQIPGPSNNNDNNNSSPNSQPMSEIGSKGNVWQQDEVSVRDGTCSFAVKYLGCVEVFESRGMQVCEEAVKALKNSKRKSVRSILYIHGDGLRVVDNDTKGLIVDQTIEKVSFCSPDRNFFRGFSYICRDGTTRRWMCHAFMAMKDSGERLSHAVGCAFAICLERKQKRDKECNVSMSFDDKNSSFTRLGSFRQTTITDRLTDPQISKPAAHIPLASTVETNPHAIARPHATDLMLQRQTSFRGFNQLAGSSPFKRQLSLRINELPSTIERQRLSALPPNGEGSLTSNQSSVLSVHNLKTQLNQLYKLSDLGHKVNSIKEEVNICDHNQVGTNDSVSSMCQQISQNLSILTSSVNDALSNTNFSTHQPHSLPYTISSAASPLPTVPEHSTIEVKGPSSCSVSPILQPTKLDTSFSSNSGIPVQYDNPWDNVPDQPKSLTQHHAQSLSLNSGGSTNSAGSSINHIINNNNIISSMSPSIIPMVGTGHSATPSSNDSSSGLSYTTDDCGWNNGGSLLGVDKQKSSNTPFISTEEIWSTKSSILDDPFDAEWAALATKRNNSKNLISSADSYSSTASSPTNPFRQNNPSIKTAFELQM from the exons AtggatgaaatatattttcaattctacaCTGCTAGCAGTGTCTGTTCAGAGTGGGGCTTTTCACGGGGGGATCATCGT GACGGATCTCGTAAAATGGATCGACTTCGCAAAAGCATTCGTTCGAGTTTACGGAAAAAGAATAAGGACCAAATCCCTGGGCCATCTAACAATAACGATAACAACAATTCATCCCCCAATTCACAGCCAATGTCTGAGATTGGTTCTAAGGGGAACGTATGGCAACAGGATGAGGTTTCTGTTCGTGATGGAACGTGTAGTTTTGCAGTTAAA tatttaggCTGTGTAGAAGTGTTCGAGTCTAGAGGAATGCAAGTCTGTGAGGAGGCTGTTAAAGCTTTGAAG AATTCCAAAAGAAAATCAGTTCGCAGCATTTTGTATATTCATGGAGATGGGCTTCGAGTTGTAGATAATGATACCAAAGGTTTGATTGTGGATCAAACCAttgaaaaagtttcattttgttCCCCTGATAGGAACTTTTTTAGAGGATTTTCCTACATTTGTCGTGATGGAACAACACGGAGATGGATGTGTCATGCATTTATGGCTATGAAAGATTCC GGTGAACGTTTAAGCCACGCTGTTGGATGCGCTTTTGCAATTTGTCTTGAGCGTAAGCAGAAGCGAGACAAGGAATGTAATGTATCCATGTCATTTGACGATAAAAACTCCAGCTTTACGCGATTGGGTTCATTCCGTCAGACCACAATTACTGACCGTTTGACAGATCCTCAGATTTCAAAACCAGCAGCTCATATCCCTCTCGCATCTACGGTCGAAACCAATCCCCATGCTATTGCACGTCCTCATGCTACTGATCTTATGCTTCAGAGACAAACATCATTTCGAGGCTTTAATCAACTGGCTGGGAGTTCTCCTTTTAAGAGACAACTCTCTTTGAGAATCAACGAACTGCCTTCCACGATTGAAAGGCAGCGGTTGTCAGCTCTTCCACCCAATGGAGAAGGATCTCTCACTTCCAATCAATCTTCAG TTTTATctgttcacaatttgaaaacccAATTAAATCAGCTTTACAAACTATCTGATCTCGGACACAAAG tcaATTCCATAAAGGAAGAAGTCAACATCTGTGATCACAACCAAGTCGGAACAAATGACTCCGTGAGTTCCATGTGTCAGCAAATCTCCCAGAATTTATCTATCCTAACCTCATCAGTCAATGATGCTCTCTCGAACACCAATTTTTCTACTCATCAG CCTCATTCCCTACCTTATACCATATCATCAGCAGCGAGTCCTCTACCCACAGTTCCAGAGCATTCTACTATTGAAGTAAAAGGACCATCTAGTTGTAGTGTATCTCCTATACTTCAACCCACGAAATTGGACACCTCCTTCTCTAGTAATAGCGGTATACCTGTTCAATATGATAACCCTTGGGATAATGTTCCTGATCAACCCAAATCCCTTACACAACATCACGCACAATCCTTGAGCCTTAATTCCGGTGGCAGCACAAACAGTGCAGGGAGTAGTATTAATCACATCATCAACAATAATAACATCATATCTTCCATGTCACCCTCCATCATCCCCATGGTTGGAACGGGTCATTCTGCGACGCCAAGTAGTAATGATTCAAGTTCAGGACTATCATATACAACGGATGACTGCGGTTGGAACAATGGTGGCAGTCTCCTAGGCGTTGATAAACAGAAGTCGTCCAATACACCTTTTATATCCACTGAAGAGATTTGGTCCACTAAATCCTCCATACTGGACGATCCCTTTGATGCTGAATGGGCGGCGCTAGCAACCAAGAGGAAtaactccaaaaatttaatttcctctgCTGATTCCTATTCTTCAACTGCATCTTCACCTACAAATCCTTTTAGGCAAAATAATCCTAGTATCAAAACAGCTTTTGAATTACAAATGTAA
- the numb gene encoding protein numb isoform X5 has translation MDGSRKMDRLRKSIRSSLRKKNKDQIPGPSNNNDNNNSSPNSQPMSEIGSKGNVWQQDEVSVRDGTCSFAVKYLGCVEVFESRGMQVCEEAVKALKNSKRKSVRSILYIHGDGLRVVDNDTKGLIVDQTIEKVSFCSPDRNFFRGFSYICRDGTTRRWMCHAFMAMKDSGERLSHAVGCAFAICLERKQKRDKECNVSMSFDDKNSSFTRLGSFRQTTITDRLTDPQISKPAAHIPLASTVETNPHAIARPHATDLMLQRQTSFRGFNQLAGSSPFKRQLSLRINELPSTIERQRLSALPPNGEGSLTSNQSSVLSVHNLKTQLNQLYKLSDLGHKVNSIKEEVNICDHNQVGTNDSVSSMCQQISQNLSILTSSVNDALSNTNFSTHQPHSLPYTISSAASPLPTVPEHSTIEVKGPSSCSVSPILQPTKLDTSFSSNSGIPVQYDNPWDNVPDQPKSLTQHHAQSLSLNSGGSTNSAGSSINHIINNNNIISSMSPSIIPMVGTGHSATPSSNDSSSGLSYTTDDCGWNNGGSLLGVDKQKSSNTPFISTEEIWSTKSSILDDPFDAEWAALATKRNNSKNLISSADSYSSTASSPTNPFRQNNPSIKTAFELQM, from the exons ATG GACGGATCTCGTAAAATGGATCGACTTCGCAAAAGCATTCGTTCGAGTTTACGGAAAAAGAATAAGGACCAAATCCCTGGGCCATCTAACAATAACGATAACAACAATTCATCCCCCAATTCACAGCCAATGTCTGAGATTGGTTCTAAGGGGAACGTATGGCAACAGGATGAGGTTTCTGTTCGTGATGGAACGTGTAGTTTTGCAGTTAAA tatttaggCTGTGTAGAAGTGTTCGAGTCTAGAGGAATGCAAGTCTGTGAGGAGGCTGTTAAAGCTTTGAAG AATTCCAAAAGAAAATCAGTTCGCAGCATTTTGTATATTCATGGAGATGGGCTTCGAGTTGTAGATAATGATACCAAAGGTTTGATTGTGGATCAAACCAttgaaaaagtttcattttgttCCCCTGATAGGAACTTTTTTAGAGGATTTTCCTACATTTGTCGTGATGGAACAACACGGAGATGGATGTGTCATGCATTTATGGCTATGAAAGATTCC GGTGAACGTTTAAGCCACGCTGTTGGATGCGCTTTTGCAATTTGTCTTGAGCGTAAGCAGAAGCGAGACAAGGAATGTAATGTATCCATGTCATTTGACGATAAAAACTCCAGCTTTACGCGATTGGGTTCATTCCGTCAGACCACAATTACTGACCGTTTGACAGATCCTCAGATTTCAAAACCAGCAGCTCATATCCCTCTCGCATCTACGGTCGAAACCAATCCCCATGCTATTGCACGTCCTCATGCTACTGATCTTATGCTTCAGAGACAAACATCATTTCGAGGCTTTAATCAACTGGCTGGGAGTTCTCCTTTTAAGAGACAACTCTCTTTGAGAATCAACGAACTGCCTTCCACGATTGAAAGGCAGCGGTTGTCAGCTCTTCCACCCAATGGAGAAGGATCTCTCACTTCCAATCAATCTTCAG TTTTATctgttcacaatttgaaaacccAATTAAATCAGCTTTACAAACTATCTGATCTCGGACACAAAG tcaATTCCATAAAGGAAGAAGTCAACATCTGTGATCACAACCAAGTCGGAACAAATGACTCCGTGAGTTCCATGTGTCAGCAAATCTCCCAGAATTTATCTATCCTAACCTCATCAGTCAATGATGCTCTCTCGAACACCAATTTTTCTACTCATCAG CCTCATTCCCTACCTTATACCATATCATCAGCAGCGAGTCCTCTACCCACAGTTCCAGAGCATTCTACTATTGAAGTAAAAGGACCATCTAGTTGTAGTGTATCTCCTATACTTCAACCCACGAAATTGGACACCTCCTTCTCTAGTAATAGCGGTATACCTGTTCAATATGATAACCCTTGGGATAATGTTCCTGATCAACCCAAATCCCTTACACAACATCACGCACAATCCTTGAGCCTTAATTCCGGTGGCAGCACAAACAGTGCAGGGAGTAGTATTAATCACATCATCAACAATAATAACATCATATCTTCCATGTCACCCTCCATCATCCCCATGGTTGGAACGGGTCATTCTGCGACGCCAAGTAGTAATGATTCAAGTTCAGGACTATCATATACAACGGATGACTGCGGTTGGAACAATGGTGGCAGTCTCCTAGGCGTTGATAAACAGAAGTCGTCCAATACACCTTTTATATCCACTGAAGAGATTTGGTCCACTAAATCCTCCATACTGGACGATCCCTTTGATGCTGAATGGGCGGCGCTAGCAACCAAGAGGAAtaactccaaaaatttaatttcctctgCTGATTCCTATTCTTCAACTGCATCTTCACCTACAAATCCTTTTAGGCAAAATAATCCTAGTATCAAAACAGCTTTTGAATTACAAATGTAA
- the numb gene encoding protein numb isoform X6: MDRLRKSIRSSLRKKNKDQIPGPSNNNDNNNSSPNSQPMSEIGSKGNVWQQDEVSVRDGTCSFAVKYLGCVEVFESRGMQVCEEAVKALKNSKRKSVRSILYIHGDGLRVVDNDTKGLIVDQTIEKVSFCSPDRNFFRGFSYICRDGTTRRWMCHAFMAMKDSGERLSHAVGCAFAICLERKQKRDKECNVSMSFDDKNSSFTRLGSFRQTTITDRLTDPQISKPAAHIPLASTVETNPHAIARPHATDLMLQRQTSFRGFNQLAGSSPFKRQLSLRINELPSTIERQRLSALPPNGEGSLTSNQSSVLSVHNLKTQLNQLYKLSDLGHKVNSIKEEVNICDHNQVGTNDSVSSMCQQISQNLSILTSSVNDALSNTNFSTHQPHSLPYTISSAASPLPTVPEHSTIEVKGPSSCSVSPILQPTKLDTSFSSNSGIPVQYDNPWDNVPDQPKSLTQHHAQSLSLNSGGSTNSAGSSINHIINNNNIISSMSPSIIPMVGTGHSATPSSNDSSSGLSYTTDDCGWNNGGSLLGVDKQKSSNTPFISTEEIWSTKSSILDDPFDAEWAALATKRNNSKNLISSADSYSSTASSPTNPFRQNNPSIKTAFELQM; encoded by the exons ATGGATCGACTTCGCAAAAGCATTCGTTCGAGTTTACGGAAAAAGAATAAGGACCAAATCCCTGGGCCATCTAACAATAACGATAACAACAATTCATCCCCCAATTCACAGCCAATGTCTGAGATTGGTTCTAAGGGGAACGTATGGCAACAGGATGAGGTTTCTGTTCGTGATGGAACGTGTAGTTTTGCAGTTAAA tatttaggCTGTGTAGAAGTGTTCGAGTCTAGAGGAATGCAAGTCTGTGAGGAGGCTGTTAAAGCTTTGAAG AATTCCAAAAGAAAATCAGTTCGCAGCATTTTGTATATTCATGGAGATGGGCTTCGAGTTGTAGATAATGATACCAAAGGTTTGATTGTGGATCAAACCAttgaaaaagtttcattttgttCCCCTGATAGGAACTTTTTTAGAGGATTTTCCTACATTTGTCGTGATGGAACAACACGGAGATGGATGTGTCATGCATTTATGGCTATGAAAGATTCC GGTGAACGTTTAAGCCACGCTGTTGGATGCGCTTTTGCAATTTGTCTTGAGCGTAAGCAGAAGCGAGACAAGGAATGTAATGTATCCATGTCATTTGACGATAAAAACTCCAGCTTTACGCGATTGGGTTCATTCCGTCAGACCACAATTACTGACCGTTTGACAGATCCTCAGATTTCAAAACCAGCAGCTCATATCCCTCTCGCATCTACGGTCGAAACCAATCCCCATGCTATTGCACGTCCTCATGCTACTGATCTTATGCTTCAGAGACAAACATCATTTCGAGGCTTTAATCAACTGGCTGGGAGTTCTCCTTTTAAGAGACAACTCTCTTTGAGAATCAACGAACTGCCTTCCACGATTGAAAGGCAGCGGTTGTCAGCTCTTCCACCCAATGGAGAAGGATCTCTCACTTCCAATCAATCTTCAG TTTTATctgttcacaatttgaaaacccAATTAAATCAGCTTTACAAACTATCTGATCTCGGACACAAAG tcaATTCCATAAAGGAAGAAGTCAACATCTGTGATCACAACCAAGTCGGAACAAATGACTCCGTGAGTTCCATGTGTCAGCAAATCTCCCAGAATTTATCTATCCTAACCTCATCAGTCAATGATGCTCTCTCGAACACCAATTTTTCTACTCATCAG CCTCATTCCCTACCTTATACCATATCATCAGCAGCGAGTCCTCTACCCACAGTTCCAGAGCATTCTACTATTGAAGTAAAAGGACCATCTAGTTGTAGTGTATCTCCTATACTTCAACCCACGAAATTGGACACCTCCTTCTCTAGTAATAGCGGTATACCTGTTCAATATGATAACCCTTGGGATAATGTTCCTGATCAACCCAAATCCCTTACACAACATCACGCACAATCCTTGAGCCTTAATTCCGGTGGCAGCACAAACAGTGCAGGGAGTAGTATTAATCACATCATCAACAATAATAACATCATATCTTCCATGTCACCCTCCATCATCCCCATGGTTGGAACGGGTCATTCTGCGACGCCAAGTAGTAATGATTCAAGTTCAGGACTATCATATACAACGGATGACTGCGGTTGGAACAATGGTGGCAGTCTCCTAGGCGTTGATAAACAGAAGTCGTCCAATACACCTTTTATATCCACTGAAGAGATTTGGTCCACTAAATCCTCCATACTGGACGATCCCTTTGATGCTGAATGGGCGGCGCTAGCAACCAAGAGGAAtaactccaaaaatttaatttcctctgCTGATTCCTATTCTTCAACTGCATCTTCACCTACAAATCCTTTTAGGCAAAATAATCCTAGTATCAAAACAGCTTTTGAATTACAAATGTAA